The Pyrus communis chromosome 5, drPyrComm1.1, whole genome shotgun sequence region CTGGCACAACCAGAGCAGATAGATTACTATTAGATGGCAAATCTCCCCTATACTCTACGCTGTTTGATCCGATCGGCGTATTAATATGTTGGTCAAAGCTTTCTCCTTCCCTTTTAActtgtaattaattaaaacgGCGTGGCCAAGTTGCTGAAGTACTTAATAAACTCACGGCCTGCAAGTAAACGCTTATATAATTAACCAATTACATCAGATGATCACGGCACGAAAGCCTTGCTTGTTATATTAAAATTCACATTATGATACATAATCATTGTGGCAACTTCAACTTTCGTGTTCTGTTGTGCGTAAACAACAAAGAGTAGATGTACTGATTTGGAATGGTGATGCAGAACAAGGAAGTAATCCGGAGTGGAACGAGAAATTTACATTCAGGGCTGAATATCCAGGGTCGGGGGAGCAGTATAAGATCACCCTCAAAATCATGGACAAAGACACCTTCACTTCTGATGACTACATCGGCCAAGCAACGTAAgtcaaaatattattatttcagATATAATTTGATTTAGAGCTCAGATTCTTAATTACAATAGATTACTGTGATCAATACACAAGtacgtttttgtttttatattaatgAATCTCAGCCTAAACACGAATTTTTTAAAGTCACGTGATGTTACTAATCcacgtgttataatatgaatggATGAAACGTGGTACAAAGACCTATCTATTACCGAAAATAGATATGTTCTCCTTAATTCGTTATGACTGATATATATGGAAGATCAAATTTGGTCTTAATTTGCAGGATATATGTGAAGGATTTATTGGCACAGGGAGTGCAGAATGGAACTGCAGAGTTACATCCTCTTAAATATAGCGTTGTTCGCGCTGATAATACTTATCGTGGGGAGATTAAAGTTGGTCTAACTTTCACTCCGAGGGTAACTTCTTTtcgcttcattttttttccctttaagTCTAGTACAACATTTTCAACATAACCAATTCTTGTTTGATTGATGTGTGTGT contains the following coding sequences:
- the LOC137735598 gene encoding 16 kDa phloem protein 1 codes for the protein MAVGLLEVNLVSAKGLGDTDLFTRMDPYVVMQYKGQEKKSSVAREQGSNPEWNEKFTFRAEYPGSGEQYKITLKIMDKDTFTSDDYIGQATIYVKDLLAQGVQNGTAELHPLKYSVVRADNTYRGEIKVGLTFTPRVEQDYGGQTFGGWKHSAAHQ